From the Xyrauchen texanus isolate HMW12.3.18 chromosome 37, RBS_HiC_50CHRs, whole genome shotgun sequence genome, one window contains:
- the LOC127630502 gene encoding voltage-dependent anion-selective channel protein 2-like isoform X1 → MSEKAAKQSAKKERVEGNKKKDTLKQKEIQVKENSKPCCDHCKPQTCANMAVPPAYADLGKAAKDIFSKGYGFGAVKLDLKTKSHSGVEFSTGGSSNTDSGKASGNLETKYKVKELGLSLNQKWNTDNILTTEVTLEDQLAKGLKLGLDTSFVPNTGKKSAKLKTGYKRDYMNAGCDIDFDLAGPTVHAAAVLGYEGWLAAYQMAFDTAKSKLAQNNFALGYKAGDFQLHTNVNDGTEFGGSIYQKVNDQLETAVNLAWTAGSNNTRFGIAAKYQLDKDSSISAKVNNASLVGVGYTQSLRPGVKLTLSALIDAKNFNAGGHKVGMGFELEV, encoded by the exons ATGTCTGAGAAAGCAGCAAAGCAGAGTGCAAAGAAGGAGAGAGTGGAGGGGAATAAAAAGAAAGACACACTGAAGCAGAAAGAGATACAGGTGAAAGAAAACAGTAAACCCTGCTGCGATCACTGCAAACCACAGACATGCG caAACATGGCTGTTCCTCCTGCGTACGCTGACCTCGGCAAAGCCGCCAAAGATATCTTCAGCAAAGGCTATG GCTTTGGCGCCGTTAAACTGGACCTGAAGACCAAGTCACACAGTGGAGTT GAGTTCTCCACGGGCGGCTCCAGTAACACAGACTCCGGGAAGGCATCTGGAAACCTGGAGACTAAGTATAAAGTGAAGGAGTTAGGCTTGAGCTTAAACCAGAAATGGAACACAGACAACATCCTGACCACTGAAGTGACTTTGGAAGACCAG CTGGCTAAAGGTCTGAAGTTGGGATTGGATACTTCATTTGTGCCCAACACTGG GAAGAAGAGCGCTAAGCTGAAGACGGGTTACAAGCGCGACTACATGAATGCGGGCTGTGATATAGACTTTGACCTGGCCGGACCGACAGTTCACGCCGCAGCGGTTCTGGGTTATGAGGGTTGGCTGGCCGCTTATCAGATGGCCTTCGACACGGCCAAGTCCAAACTCGCCCAGAACAACTTCGCTTTGGGCTACAAGGCGGGAGACTTCCAGCTACACACTAATGT TAATGATGGGACAGAGTTCGGCGGCTCCATCTATCAGAAAGTAAATGATCAGTTGGAGACGGCGGTGAATCTGGCGTGGACCGCCGGCAGTAATAACACACGCTTCGGCATTGCTGCCAAATATCAGCTGGATAAAGACTCCTCCATCTCT GCCAAAGTGAACAACGCCAGTCTGGTTGGAGTTGGATACACACAGAGCCTCAGGCCAG GTGTGAAGCTCACCCTCTCTGCTCTGATCGATGCAAAGAACTTCAATGCTGGCGGGCACAAGGTTGGCATGGGCTTTGAGCTGGAGGTGTAG
- the LOC127630502 gene encoding voltage-dependent anion-selective channel protein 2-like isoform X2, with the protein MALRCCLLQCALSRCTVRENGHAHRHANMAVPPAYADLGKAAKDIFSKGYGFGAVKLDLKTKSHSGVEFSTGGSSNTDSGKASGNLETKYKVKELGLSLNQKWNTDNILTTEVTLEDQLAKGLKLGLDTSFVPNTGKKSAKLKTGYKRDYMNAGCDIDFDLAGPTVHAAAVLGYEGWLAAYQMAFDTAKSKLAQNNFALGYKAGDFQLHTNVNDGTEFGGSIYQKVNDQLETAVNLAWTAGSNNTRFGIAAKYQLDKDSSISAKVNNASLVGVGYTQSLRPGVKLTLSALIDAKNFNAGGHKVGMGFELEV; encoded by the exons ATGGCTCTCCGCTGCTGTCTCCTTCAGTGTGCCCTCTCGCGCTGCACAGTCCGGGAAAACGGACACGCACATCGACACG caAACATGGCTGTTCCTCCTGCGTACGCTGACCTCGGCAAAGCCGCCAAAGATATCTTCAGCAAAGGCTATG GCTTTGGCGCCGTTAAACTGGACCTGAAGACCAAGTCACACAGTGGAGTT GAGTTCTCCACGGGCGGCTCCAGTAACACAGACTCCGGGAAGGCATCTGGAAACCTGGAGACTAAGTATAAAGTGAAGGAGTTAGGCTTGAGCTTAAACCAGAAATGGAACACAGACAACATCCTGACCACTGAAGTGACTTTGGAAGACCAG CTGGCTAAAGGTCTGAAGTTGGGATTGGATACTTCATTTGTGCCCAACACTGG GAAGAAGAGCGCTAAGCTGAAGACGGGTTACAAGCGCGACTACATGAATGCGGGCTGTGATATAGACTTTGACCTGGCCGGACCGACAGTTCACGCCGCAGCGGTTCTGGGTTATGAGGGTTGGCTGGCCGCTTATCAGATGGCCTTCGACACGGCCAAGTCCAAACTCGCCCAGAACAACTTCGCTTTGGGCTACAAGGCGGGAGACTTCCAGCTACACACTAATGT TAATGATGGGACAGAGTTCGGCGGCTCCATCTATCAGAAAGTAAATGATCAGTTGGAGACGGCGGTGAATCTGGCGTGGACCGCCGGCAGTAATAACACACGCTTCGGCATTGCTGCCAAATATCAGCTGGATAAAGACTCCTCCATCTCT GCCAAAGTGAACAACGCCAGTCTGGTTGGAGTTGGATACACACAGAGCCTCAGGCCAG GTGTGAAGCTCACCCTCTCTGCTCTGATCGATGCAAAGAACTTCAATGCTGGCGGGCACAAGGTTGGCATGGGCTTTGAGCTGGAGGTGTAG